Within the Miscanthus floridulus cultivar M001 chromosome 17, ASM1932011v1, whole genome shotgun sequence genome, the region CGCCCTTCCTGTGGCGATAAGAGCTGCGTCAACCTACAAATTTCCAACCTCCCCAGTGAGCCATTATGGTTAACTTATAAAGAATCTAATGGTAAATTGGAAAGCTAGCAGAAATGCTTTATATGCACTCCACTGAGATTTACAGTGCGCTTGGTCTTGCTTACCATATTGTTGCTTCTGATGACTATTTGCATTTGCAAGTGGACTTATGActgaatatcttaaatttatatgGATTGACATTACTACATTCATGACAAACAATTTCATAATATATAAATGTGTTCTATATAGAATAATATATGTTCTATAGATGTTAGTCAAAGTGTCACCTTGAAGATTGTGTCAATGTCCTAAGAGACAAACATTTCTGTTCGAATGAAGTAGAATCATGACATATTATTGATATAAAACATTTCTACTACCTGATTTTGATTACAATGCTTGTAACAAGTAACTGTTACAGCATTCTGTGCTCAACCAACTATACATATGGCAGGTATAGGACCAATATGAAGCATTCACTCAGTAAAGTCATGCAGCTCTAGACAACGAGATAATAAAAGATTATGCGTGTTGCACTTGCACCGTTATACCATAACAAAGAGATGACTGGCAAAAGTAATCCACAAGAACAAAAGCAAGTTGCCAAAGATCGAAAGATATCAGAAATGTCACCTCAAGGGTTTCTTTGTGCTCCTTTGTCTTTGCATCAATAAGCTCGATGAGCACAGGTTTTCCGTCTTTTGCTGGAGTAATCTAGTGAAAAATCCATAGACCATTCAACATACACATTATTCAAccatgtcaaaaaaaaaaagtctgGAATACTTTGAGAAAGCTAGACCAAAGGTGAACCTTGCTTGCAAAAACACCAGTGTGATAGTCAATTTTCCGAGGATTGATAAGAACTCTCTGGGCTAATTTTGCAATTTCAGGATCAAATCCAGGCATCAGCTGGTCAAGAGCTTCAATGAAAGTAACCTGCCCAATTTTGAATTGAGTAAGTGACAATTAACTCACAACAACCATGTTCAACAGGCAACTGCAGATGATGTGTAAGGAGCATTCTAGAACTAGAATCCATCCAGCTTATCTGAATTATTTAGCATTTACTTAAGTTTAAAATGCTGGAATCATATTTTGCACGATAGCCAAACAATCAGTGGAGCTAAGATGAAAAATCAGAGAAAATAACAACAGATATTTAAAGAACACCAGAACACTGTGCAAGTTTCATAGTTTCTCTGGTGCTGTGGacaatggttcttggagaaaGCAACCTAGCAAATAATTTCAAAGCAAGAGCTTCTAATGTACCTCACTTCCAAGAGCTGTGTATACATCACTGAATTCAAGTCCAATGTAACCACTTCCAACAATAGCTATCCAGTCTGGAACTGACTCAAGTTTCAGTGCATGATCACTGGTAAATACAGTTTTCCCTGCAAATAAACATCCGGCAGAATTTTGTGAGAACAGACAAAACAAGGAAAGTACACTAAAAATGACAACTAATACACCACATGTTACAATAAAGAACGCACCCAATGTTTATATCTCTAATGCGCTAAATTTCTAGGCTTGTTTGTGATGtgaaaaaaattgtgccagcgaCAACAGAATGACCACAAGGATCACATATCCAGTTTTTGCTCTCAAAATATGAGTGCAACACTGAAAAATCTCTAGAAGCAGGCATATAACCGTATGGATATTCAAGACATAACAAATGGCACCTTATGCTTTGCtttttgtccctggtgattccaGATCCAACCTAAATCAATGTGGTGGGATTGGATTCTTGGTGCTACAACATTATAACATTTGGGTCTTTCTAACAATGATGAAAAGCAAAATAGCCAGAGTTGAATTAAACAAACAGACAAGCAAAACAGCATTGCATGTAACACTGAATTAGGAATGACTGCATCAATATGAACCACCAGAAAGTTTTGAAAAGCAGAGCAGTGCCGAAAGTCACAAGGTGCATTAAAAATGGCTATCACACTACAATTCACGGCCATATCTATATCCTCCTCATTATGGGTATTCAAGTTTAACAGAACTGAAATGaataatttttttataataaatctcCAGCATGCACCATAAGTCCATAACTTTCCTAAATTATTGAGTTTTCAAAATTCAAAGAGAACTCAAACAGAGAAGTATTTACCATCAATCTCAATCCCTTTGGGAACAAAAGGAACTGAACCAGTGGCAATTATGATGTTCCTGGCAGTGATCTCTTTATCTTGGGAACCGGCTTTTCCATATCGTACCTTTTGCTTTCCCTGATCAGGACATCAGTGAAAACATGTTAGAACATGCACTTTGTATAACTACAGAGAGCTCATTTTTCACATTCATTCATGGATAAGATCTTGTTACACATTATCTCACTGGACATAATTAATGTCATAATCTTCACCAGAAATATTCAGTTTGTTTCATTTCTGGTTAGATCATGCAATTAACTTTTAACTGATCCATACCCAACTAGTCTTCAATCTGCTCATAGATTATAGATATGTGATTTTGCTTAAGTTTATGCATATTAAGAAAAAATCAACataattgaattttttttaaaaaaaggtagGGACAAACATAGTTATTAACAATTAAAAAACAGTATATACGGCACACAAACTAAATATTTAGCATTAATAATTCCTCCAAGTGTTGTCGAAGCTCAATAGTACACAGCAAAGTTTTAGATACAATTTACAAACACAAGCAACTCTGAATTATCAACCTCCAGCGAAAGAACCAGGATAAGATTCTCATGTACATAACTGTTTGTTCCACATCAATCAAGGACTATAGATAACTTACCACAATAGTGCAAACACCTGTCAATATATCCACTCCCAGAGCTTTCATTGAGTTAGTCAAGTTGCTACGGATTTTCAAGGCAAGATTGTTTGCATGATCAGCAACACCTTGCCTGTCATATCCAGGAGAGGAAACCTGTTACAAGGTAATATGCCTAACAATTCAGCAGCAATCAGGATAATAGATATAACATGTTCGAGTAAGAACTGCTAATGACCATAGGAAATGGCTGAGACCTTCACATGCCTCCTAAGAACAAGCAGAGTCCTTGTTTAAATTGTTGATTTTTTTGGAGTGAGGGGTGGGGGATGGGGGGAGACTTTAATAAAGAGTAACATGAGCATATAGTAACTAAAAGCCTTCCATCTATACGATTAATGCATGTGACTAATTCAAATTTAATTGTTAATTTTACACTTGTGGAGGTAAATATAACCAGGTTGTTCTTCCCTTGTCTATTACAGCTTTACTTCATCTATTGGGTTCCGACAAACACCAAGAAAGATTTGACTCTAAATGAAAAAATTGGAATGAACAAATTAAGTAGAATTCTACTAATTGCAATTAAAATGGATACAGTTAGGTGCTAGAATGGACAAAAGTACTCAGACAAGCTCCTAGCTgtagctttttgtcaattttgcaCTATATATATGAGCCTATTTGAAACAGTAATTCAAGAACTGCTCTCGCCCAATTCATCTGATCACATTACCTGTAGACCCATAGACTTCATATGATGTTCATCATGAAGCTCCCGCATTCGACCACTGACAGCAAGGAGTGCTTTCGATGGGACACAACCTCTGTTTACACAAGTCCCACCCACAACATCCCCCTCAATTATGGCTGTTTTCAAACCCTGAACAAATTAGAGCAAAGTAAAACAAGATCAATATAGAAGCAGTACCAACTCTTAGAAATTTATTGGTATGGTTAATGTTTGGCATCATTCTTATTTGCTAGACTATCATAAGACATGTGGTAAAAATGGGAAAATACTGTTGTCTCTTGAAATTAACACGGACTACTTAGAAGATCAACCAACAACAGTCCAACAACAATGGTATGCAGAGCACCAAAACCTCCAAATTGAACAAGCACCCAAATTAGCAAACAAATTTGGAGACTAGGcataggttgcaaatggcttaCTCTGTGCGCTAGCACCATAACTAACAAGTAATTAACTGCTAGCAAGAAATTTTCCCGCCCAAATTACAGGTACACGCCTGGGACTTCCACCAACCTCGGCCTAGTGGCACCTCATCGCTCTAAAATCCTTATCAAATACACAAAGATCAACGATCATCCAATTCAAGCAAAATTTCCATTTCTAATGCCAAACTACCAATCAGGCATCACGTTTTATCGTCTCTGGTCAGTACTAACACATCTCATGGCAGACCAATTTCGCAGCTCCACTATACCAGGATTACTCGTTAACTTACGCTTACTAGCCATTCCACATCCTAACAGAGCACGACTCACTAAAACACCGTGCTGATGCTACACCGAGCACTTAATAAAAAAAAACGCGGACCTCTTCAACGGCGTGGAGTGCGGCGCCGTGACCCCCGACGCCCGCGCCGATGATGACGAGGTCGTAGTCgaagccgccgccgctccccgcCACCGCGCCATTGGTCGCCGCCGCCCTCGCCACCGCCAGCCTCGCTGGCGACTGCGAGATCCGCAGCGAGGGGCACGCGAGGGCCTCGCCCCGGAGTCCGCAGACCCGGACCCCACCTGGCCGCCGCGCAGCCTCGGATCTGGCACCGCCGCGGGACGCGGTCGCCGAGGCGGAGACGGAGACGGCCGCGGTGGACTGCATAGCGACGAAATGCGACAGTAGGCTGGGGCTAGTGTGCGGTGAGTTGGGAGAGCGGGGCGTATATGTCGAAGAGGAGGAGGCGGGCGCGGGCGGAGGAGGCGAGGAGGGGTTTTATGCGACGGGGCGGAGGTTTCGAAGTTGGCAGAGGGCGGAGGAGGCCGAGGGAAGGAGAAGATGCTCCATTCCTAtctctgcctcctctcttctcAACGACTAAAACATTCATGAATATTCCGTGCATAGATGCGACATCAAAACCGCTAAAACATGTACGTTGGTTTCTACGACAATCTATCGTTCCATCGGTCCGCCTTCCCCTGTGATTCCCTGCCGCTCGCCCCGCGACCGTGACTTCCCCCTACGATCCCTGCCGCTCGCTGCGCAATCTCCGTCGGTCTGCCTTCCCCTGCACTCCTCACGCGGTGGCTCAAATCGCACACGCTCAAATCACGCATGTGATCCATGGACGGGGAGGGAAGAGAGGCAGCCGCACCGTGAAGGCGTTCACCTCCATCCACGGCAGCAAGACCTCCTCATTGCGGCGGTAGCGCAGGAACGACGGTAGGCCCATCGTGCTATAGCCGTCGGCGTCGATGTGGTTGAGCGAGAAGGAGGATGGCGCCGCATCCACGTCCTCCTCGCCGCGCGAGCCCCATCCACGTCCTCCCGCCAGCAGTAAGGAGAATGGCGCCGCCTGGATCCACCGGAACCCGGAAGTGACCGATGCAGCCCGGTTCTTCCCTCTCCCCGGCTGCTTCCCCTCCCAGGCGGCACCTGGATCTGCTCGTGATGAGCGCCATCCTCCGTCATCGCGCTCGGTAGTAGCAGCAGCATCATCTCTACTAGCAGAGTCCGGAAAGGCCCGGCGCCGCATCTCTGCTCGCGATGAGGAAAATGTTCCCATCGTAGATGATGATGACAGTACCTCCACTGGCCACTGTCCGGCCCCGATGCACCTCCTCTGCGCTCCAGCGATCTCGATCTACCTCGATACCTCGATTGGCAAGGTCAGCATCTCGTGATTTCTGATTTCTCTTCCATGATATCATCCCTGATCCCCTTCATAGAGGGATGGAATACCGAAGGATGCCAGGGCAGGGACGTCCGATCTAGTGTGTGTGTGTTTCGCCCTTACcacttgaaaggacctaggatgtcgcctagagagggtgaatagacgtttctaaaaattaacacctttaaatgtggaaacaattagaaaggggagtttccaaaatggaaactccaaattaagagtactaccacccctcacaagttagccacaaagtaaacaaggtataaaaatatatctagaagctacaatcctgcaacaccaagttagaacagagaataaatattttcagtgcaggcaggaaatactggacgtatccggtatacacgatttctgcagatcggccctgaacttgctcctttcgatttctatcttcaaaccaaattgcaggcacctaatggagatgacaatatacacagagaacctgcagaacagctagagcaacacaaatatcaaatgaaatacgaatttagacacgatatttgttttaccgaagttcggactcgttcgagtcctactctccgttgagggggctgcgggcgacccagcgaaggtcagccctagagggtaccacgaaggtcactctagccggagtcttttccaactccttttcctccttccactaatttgattccgaggcggcggaatcgaccgttacaaacttttcgaagcaaccacaatctctcgattgctctccggcgacgcctagccgtctaggaccgaagagtccaagagtaacaaatgcgaatcacgagattgacaatatgcacaagtgctcaagtggtggcttgctctctttttcaaattctctcttaacccacaaattaattttgcaatttggatcacacactcactaagagagggtttaggagagttggcaaggctcaaaaacgtgtgtttatctcagcaaaatcagcagcctccaaaggtgaaggcttgggggtatttatagcccccttgaaaaactagccgttttatagccgttgcaataccggacacgtccggtatgcataccagacacatccggtatgactcatactgcgccaacggtaactaagttacagtgatgttgtgaggcgtcggaactcccgaagaatgccaggacttccgacagtcggaactcccgactcaagtcggaacccccgaccctcagcaattttgaaaaatatgtaactgagttaaagttagtgaggtgttggaactcccgacgtatgtcggaactcccgaccgtcggaactcccaactcacgtcggaactcccgaccctcaaggcttttgaaaactagccgttggcttctggtcatccataccggacacgtccggtatgaataccggacacgtccggtatgatcagGATAGTGAAACCTCCAGGTctgttgaagtgcgagacgtcggaactcccgacccatgccggggctcccgaccgtcggaactcccgacctacgtcggaactcccgatgaaccaacccgagaacaacaattttacagctgctggacaaataccggacacgtccggtatgaataccggacacgtccggtattgccagaccagcaagaaatcagttagcacttttgtcgctcaaataatcaaacctcacatgggttggcttgagcacttatgaaacattatctatcaacatgatgcatccctcttaatagtacgtcatacctattaaactcaagatcaaaggaaaaatgaatttataccacttgagttgatttcttttgaattgatgccgtcccttccaatcttcatcaagtaagggtgctaacaagttgatgttgatcttttcacttgagcatagccatcttgagcatgtgacttgattccattcatcaaatttgaataatcccaaatgtatcaagtcacttccatcaaatacttcattatagatttgattcttcacatcaatatgatcatcttagcttgattagtacctcaattaaatgcaagtactttcttcttcaccctagctaggttctttggccgccaagccgtcacttgcccttcacccttgcttaatacctcgaagcctttccttgctatcttcaccatctcaagtcatcaagtcacatcttgtgttgaatcatccattcatatgtattgttatctttttcattttaatttagcaagcttcaaatatgagaccattccatatgtaatccctcatgtctcattaactaataatcatgagcttgctttcacatagtacatggaaatcccacaagaaataagccttcacatgaattccatttgcattgttctcttgtgcttgaactagattgtttatacaacaacacatcattttggctttcattaagtacctgtgagataacctattacctgttcacacttagcaaacgggttagtcctttaatcacgttgtcattcaatcatccaaaacccactaaagggctagatgcactttcaatctcccctttttggtgattgatgacaacttgattaaagcttataaaatgatataaatatttaaacttttgggttcaatgatttatgagaggctcccccttaatatgtgcttatgattagaattctcaaactgacctcaaatgtcaattgcacatactaaaacaaataggagactccccctaaatcattgcattcgtggggtgcatgtgtgtgtgacaaagagaaaccgtgatgcatatgacaagatatatcatacaagaataaatataaaggcatcacatcaaatattttcattctagcatgcatagtccttatgaaaataaatatgacacatgtaattcacacatagcactcattacaaattttctcaagtccagaaaccactgatatatagataaagatcatatctcaagagatacatagataaagcataagtctcatctctcacaagatataatcaatgaagctcaaaaacaaactacagcctgcagtacatatcttcagatataaagataagcaaatgaaactatcctgaagctttaatcagtctctctccccctttgtcatctatcaccacaaaggtccaacaatgacatactaaggacaaaggggctacaagctgtcactaatctctggcattactcatcatcatcatcatctctcccaGCATCTTCGTCATCAGAGCGGGTAACACCAGCCGGATGAGAACCACCGACACTAGATGGGTCGTAGCCACCAGAGCCGTAGTAGCCGCCACCACCCGtcaagtcactccaccaatctgtagcatagtcatcggcagtgctgggacgtggctgagagtgagtaggcacacgagcctaaagtggtagagtgtcagggtgctcaggtgcctgctgctgctgctgtcgctgtatgaactcaacatactctctatcatatctagcctgctgctgctcctcggtctcaggctcactagctgcctcatctgatagaggagatctaggaggatcaagctcaagattagaagcaatttgcttcaaagtccaagtgtccttcctcctagcctccctctccttctgctgcctagtctggatgtcacggcgcatcccaaatatggagctgaaaagcctgcggataggcgaaggaggactgccacgacgtgaagtagaacgtgaaggagcacgtggtgaaggtgaagctcctgctggtgcaccactcccaggtgcatctgcctctggtgctgctgctgctcctcctggtcctgctggaggtaaccctgtctcaagcagatctgcaataatcttcagggccttgtgaatcttatcatactcgaatgtgtgccctgtcacctgctcaatcatatgcatgatataaggagcaaaaccacagcccttgaggggcctctctccaacactcctaatctcggaccaaataaaatcaaacacgctgaagggccgagcatcaggtgccatcctgtggagtaggttcctggaataatctgtaatgttgcccttgtctccacccttgcagtcaatagtctttctaaacatcctgtccaggtatctgtaggtagggtgaagacctagaaccttccccacagctcctctctcaccaccaggaggatacatatatgcgagttgctcagggggtaacacctgctcggtgtggatcctgtccctctagagatcatcctctgagaagccaagctgggcggcaaaaacatcatagtcaacactgtaccactagccctcaagcatccagtgcatccgccgctcatcctcctcaacaaacagagtagcatagaactgagctactacctctgtgttctagtcatgctggaactccatgatctcataaaccccagtgcactggcaaatggcaatggcatgatcaactgaggccttctgcaactctgtaacgtactgccagtcaatccactgagacctggcaatcatagggttcctggtgagaatcacactagagtagaagtccaggtgaaaggctgtctggaagcggtgatcgtactgaaccttaggtaagcctctcggatcaacccttcgctcatctctagttctcctggtcataccctttcctctgTAATCAACCCTGGAAACATAGGAGGGTACATTGGGCAGACATGTCTCAAGGAGACCATagtgcatcccctgaccaggctggtgctgaactggaggaactggctcctcctcctcaatctcctgctcctcatctgagctatcaccgtctgatcctctgtgagtgctcttcctctttttaTCTTCTCTGGGCTCCATTCTGAACTCATCAGAattagtgtcagaagaagagctccctgacccctctgcatactgaggtgTTGCACTAGAGGCAGCTCTGGCAGGCCTCCTGCTGCTCGGCTggaatccaggatgcatatcctgtctcgccttcttgtacttctcaagtgctggatcatgcctatgcttggacctcggctcctgtcgtccactcatggctgctgtcctgtatccaaagatttccaaagaattttagatacatgcccatagcttatttttgaattgtaattagacatagattcttttatccaaggttttacaatcacctcgacacaccattgtcacaaggtttgcaaaacatagatacagaagaaactgtgcctaataaacaattctaggatagcattgaatcaaaggaagcagagagcctgctctgctgggtcataccggacacgtccggtagcgtccggtatgggcgaccagcaaccctaaccagggttccttgattcaaaccaacacggattaataccaaactttgggcattgcttctccatcaccaatgcagcatattgaccgaaggaattttcaaatcatgtattgaccaagtagatcggacgaggtccgtgattagggtaccttgagaggagagaagagagagtgatgtgaaatccaaatccacgggccttcaatccttgatccaagccttctccaatgcaatctccctctctctcttttccttggtgaaatccttggtcgccctaggtgggaagaagggcGTCAGCTGGTTGatttggaggaggcaagtctgtttgggccgaaggggtatgctctatttttatagtcccgctcataccggacacgtccggtagcataccggacacgtccggtatacgcgggctggcccaaataattccaaaatgtgttctcactcttccaatccctttctctgttgttgctcagtccaaaaagatgtatgatcttgatccaaactgagtactatcacttttcttatcgaatgccatcaatttattttctcttttccaaatatatggcataatcaataatttgcttgcttgagagagataaagtgagacaaagtagattgtggacttaagaaaaaccatgtcatgtgtgattagccgatcaaacaatcaaggagagccataatcaccacatgacagggctaggtcgcaaagaccaagattcaaatagtttttcaaattcacaccacctacacatgctagttatgggttttgaaaaacatctctcctatgtcacacaaatgcacattctaacatgtaaagggccttagatgcacttacaatacatgtatgtaaaaacatacctttgccttgagcccacaagaataccactaagaagatacatggcatgataatctttatgttgaccttgattgccaagtaatcatgcttgatacattttcatccaaagaactacaaagaatgctagat harbors:
- the LOC136516700 gene encoding dihydrolipoyl dehydrogenase 2, chloroplastic-like isoform X1, which gives rise to MQSTAAVSVSASATASRGGARSEAARRPGGVRVCGLRGEALACPSLRISQSPARLAVARAAATNGAVAGSGGGFDYDLVIIGAGVGGHGAALHAVEEGLKTAIIEGDVVGGTCVNRGCVPSKALLAVSGRMRELHDEHHMKSMGLQVSSPGYDRQGVADHANNLALKIRSNLTNSMKALGVDILTGVCTIVGKQKVRYGKAGSQDKEITARNIIIATGSVPFVPKGIEIDGKTVFTSDHALKLESVPDWIAIVGSGYIGLEFSDVYTALGSEVTFIEALDQLMPGFDPEIAKLAQRVLINPRKIDYHTGVFASKITPAKDGKPVLIELIDAKTKEHKETLEVDAALIATGRAPFTKGLGLENINVVTQRGFVPVDERMRVMDADGNVVPNLYCIGDANGKLMLAHAASAQGISVVEQISGKDHILNHLSIPAACFTHPEISMVGLTEPQAREKADKEGFEVNVVKTSFKANTKALAENEGDGIAKLIYRSDTGEILGVHILGLHAADLIHEASNAIALGTRVQDIKYAVHAHPTLSEVLDELFKAAKLQPREGRDSKPRQPPQPLLKVLSFLTTLFSSPK
- the LOC136516700 gene encoding dihydrolipoyl dehydrogenase 1, chloroplastic-like isoform X2 yields the protein MQSTAAVSVSASATASRGGARSEAARRPGGVRVCGLRGEALACPSLRISQSPARLAVARAAATNGAVAGSGGGFDYDLVIIGAGVGGHGAALHAVEEGLKTAIIEGDVVGGTCVNRGCVPSKALLAVSGRMRELHDEHHMKSMGLQVSSPGYDRQGVADHANNLALKIRSNLTNSMKALGVDILTGVCTIVGKQKVRYGKAGSQDKEITARNIIIATGSVPFVPKGIEIDGKTVFTSDHALKLESVPDWIAIVGSGYIGLEFSDVYTALGSEVTFIEALDQLMPGFDPEIAKLAQRVLINPRKIDYHTGVFASKITPAKDGKPVLIELIDAKTKEHKETLEVDAALIATGRAPFTKGLGLENINVVTQRGFVPVDERMRVMDADGNVVPNLYCIGDANGKLMLAHAASAQGISVVEQISGKDHILNHLSIPAACFTHPEISMVGLTEPQAREKADKEGFEVNVVKTSFKANTKALAENEGDGIAKLIYRSDTGEILGVHILGLHAADLIHEASNAIALGTRVQDIKYAVHAHPTLSEVLDELFKAAKVNSGVSHSVNEPVAA